In the Leptolyngbya sp. FACHB-261 genome, TAAAGACTCCCAGGTTTGAAGGCTGGTCTCATAGGCTAGACCTTTCCCACAGAACTGGTTCTCACTTTCCAGTTGGCGGTAAGTTGAGGATAGTCCTAGCCTGATTGCTTGCTCCTTACCTATGCTCACTACTGCTAACTTCTTGACCTACGCCCAGTACATGGGGCTATTCACCATTGCCTGTGCTCTGGTGACGGTCATTGCCTTTGTGACCTCTCGGGGCTGGCGTTTTCGGCTGGTTGGCGTGACTGGTTTTTCGATTGTGCTCACCGTGGGCTTGTTTGCGCTGAGCCTGGTCCCCTTCACGCGCACGGTTGTGCCAGGGGCAGTGCGCTACGCCGTAGTTTTTGACAACGGTGGTCCCAACGTGGTAATCACCGTCCCAGCCACGATCAACCAGGATGAATTGCAAGCCACGCTCCAGCAGGCAGCGCTGAACCTCTACACGCCGGGTCGCGTGGAGCGAGATCGTCTCTGGGTGCGAGCCCGCGCCCTGCTCCATCCTCAGCCGGGTGTTTCTCAGCCCGTTTTTTTGGGCGAGGCCCGTTACACGCCAGAACTGAATGTTGAGATCTTTCCAGATCAGCTCACACTGTTGCAGGGCTAGGGAGAAGAAATTGAGATGAGCCTGACTATTCTCTATTGGTTACTGCTAGCCGTCATGCTCTTAGGTGTGATCGGTGCTTTTATTCCTGGCTTGCCCGGTGTCAGTTTGATCCTGGGCGCAATCGTGATTTGGGGCGTGACTACTGGTTTCAGTGGCGTGGGTTGGCCGCTGGGGATTGCTGTGGCTGTTCTGATTTTGAGCGGCGTGGTTGGCTTTCTAGCGACCTATTTAGGGGCGGTTCGCACTGGCGCCAGCAAATGGAGTCAGATTGGAGCCGTTGCCGGGCTGCTGCTTGGCTTCTTCGGCCTTCTGCCAGCGCTGCCCTTTGGTGGGCCGCTTCTCGGTATCCTGATTGGCCCCGTTTTAGGCGCTTTTCTCGGTGAATTCTTCTACCGAGGCGATTTAGAACTCGGGCCTAGATTTAAGCTAGCGGCCCAAGTCAGTATCGGTATCGTTGTGGGATCGCTCATTGGCAATCTGGTCGAGGGCCTATTGGCAATTCTGGCCGTCGCTGCCTTTGTGGCAACGACTTGGTCCCAAGTTGGAGTTTAGAGTTGGCGTTGGCGATCAGATCTAGAATCTAGCTGTCCAACCGTGCCAGCACTTCGCGCACACGCTCTAGCTCCAGCTCTGGTAGAAAATCAACAGTCCAGTTGGCCCGACGCTGCAACATGTGGAACGGGTAGGTATTAGCCACAGCCGCTACCGAGATACCAGCTTGTTTTGCTGCCGTAATGCCAGCAGGCGTGTCCTCGATTGCCAGACACTCGGCTGGCGCCACGCCCAACTTTTCGGCAGCGAGCAAATAGCCAGTAGGGTCAGGCTTGCTGGTGGTGATGTCGTCGCCTGCAACAATAACTGGAAAATGCTGGGCTAAATCGCTGCGCTGGAGCGTCAGCTCGATTTCACTGCGCAAAGCACCACTAACAACTGCCATCGCCAAATTGGCAGAGCTGATCTGAAGGATAAAATCAGCCAGTCCCGGAAACAGCGGTAACTTCTCTAGGGTTGCTAAGTGCTTTTGGTAGTAGTCATGCTTGCGCTCAATCAAGGCTTGCAGCTGGCTTTCACTCAAATAACGGCCACGCTCTTTGAACAGCTCAACCAGGCAAGCTCGGTCACTGCGCCCCAGGCAAAGGTAACGGTATTCACCACGCATGGGTTGCAGGTTTTCCTCTAGCAGGATCTGATTGATCAATTCCTCATGCAAGCGCTCATCGTTGAGAATTACGCCGTTGAAATCGAACAAAACTGCCTTGAAGGCCATCGAACCTGCCGTACAGAATCTCCCTCCTTAGTTTAAGGGGGAAGGCTGAGCTGCAAGCTTAAGTGGCAAAGCTTAGGGGCCAATGCTTAGGAGCCAATGCCTAGAAGCTAAAGCTTGGAGGCACTCTATGGCAGCGGTTGAATCCCTTGCCAGAACTCTAGAGCCCACGAACGAGTAAAGGCTCCGGAGCGGATCTCTTCACTACTCTGCTGATTAATCACCCGCTCGAAGAACACATAGGCGAACAGGCCCCCGAAAAAGCCCCGCGCTAACGTCTCAGGGTTGGATGAGCGGATGCGGCCATTCGTCATCTCCTGCTGAAAGTAATCAGTCAGCAGGGCGATACCGCGTCGAGGACGTTCTGGGTCTACAGTGCCTAAGTCCGGATGAACAGCGTACATCAGGATTGCACTGAACTTGCGCTCCAAAAACTCCACCAGAAACAGGGCTGCCCCTTCTAGTAAATCCTGTACCGGCCGCTGCTCAGGGTTGGCTGGATCACTAACGCGAATTAGCTCTTCAAACAGGTCAGCTGGTGTCCATTCGAAGCTTTGAATACAGGCTTCAATCAGCGCTTCCTTGCTCTCAAAAAAGTTGTAAATAGCACCGCCAGAGACACCAGCGGCTCGGGCAATGGCAGAAATAGTGACCTTATCAATGCCTTCTGTCGCTAGCAGATGCAGAGCGGCATTGACGATTTGGTGGCGCTGGATCGTCCGGGGTCTGGGCACAGGAACAAGGATGGCTGCTTGAGTTTTTTAGCATCTTAGCTTGTCAAATAAGTTTTTGAATAAATATTCACTAACGCCAGCATTCTGAACTAAGATTCACGGCATAGATGCCATTTCTGCGCCGCCTATTGTCTGGCCGCAAGCGCCAGAGGAAGTCAGTATGACCAAAACTGAGGCCAATCCGTCCCAACGTTCGCCCGAAGCTCCATCAAAAGACCCGGCCCCCAAACCAAAGTCTGGCATCCCCAAGCCTCTGCGCATCTTGGCAGTATTAGCGGTGGTGGCAGGGCTTGGCTACGGCGTCTACCGGCTGTTCTTCTACCGACCCGAACCCGAGGGGCTGTTTTTGAGCGGACGCATCGAGAGCTACGACACCGATGTATCAGCCAAGATTGGCGGTCGGGTAGCGGAGGTGAGCGTTGAAGAGGGTGATTTGGTCAAGCCCGGTCAGCTCCTAGTCCGCATTGATGACAGTGATCTGCAAGCTCAGCTACGAGGCGCCATTGCCCAGGTGCGAGCCAGGCAGGAGGAGCTTCAGCGCGCTCGGCAGCAGCTTCCCGTCCTAGAGGCCCAGCTTCAGCAAGCTAACCTGACTACCGAGCAGGCCAATCAGGAAAGCCAGGGCCGGGTTCTGGAATCGCAAAATTCTCTGGCTGCTGCGGGTGCTCAGTTGGTTGAAGCTCAATCGAGTCTGAAGTTAGCGCTGATTCGGCAGCGGCGAACCCGAGAGCTATTCAGCCAGGGAGCCGTATCGGCCCAGCAACGGGATGAAGACGACGCTCAAGTCGAGACAGCACAGGCCCGCGTCAACGCGGCTCGGCAGCAAGTCCAAGCGTCTCGCGGCAGTCTGGCGCAGTCCCGCTCTACCTTGCAAAATCCCTCGATCCGCGCCGCTGCCGCCCTGGAAATCCAACGCCAGATGGCCCAGGCCCGCACAGATATCTCGGTCGCTCAACAGCAAATCCGCGATGCGCAAGCGACTCAAGCCCAGATCCAGGCCAACTTGAATTACCTGGTGATCAAGAGCCCTCTATCCGGCAGCGTGATCACGCGTTCGGTGGAACCGGGCGAAGTGGTGGCGGCTGGAGCGCCGTTGCTAACCGTTGTCAACCTCAACCGCCTTTACCTACGCGGCTTTATTCCTGAAGGTCAGATCGGGCAGGTCAGAGTGGGCCAAACGGGACGGGTCTATCTAGACTCATTTCCCGACCAACCACTCGAAGCCACAGTCACACGGGTAGACCCCAAAGCCAGCTTCACGCCCGAAAACACTTATTTCCAGAAAGACCGAGTCACGCAGGTGTTCGGTGTCGAACTCACGCTTAAAGATCCCCAAGGCTTCGCCAAGCCAGGCATGCCAGCCGATGGCCGCATTCTGGTGCCAGAGAGTCAGCCTCAACGGTCCTCAACGCTATTTCCCGCACCGCTAGGGATCTTAGGGCGATGATCTCCCTTCAAAGCATCACTCCAGCCAGCCGCACCCAAACCCCGGTAATCTCGGTCCGGGACTTGCGACACAGCTACGGCAAGCTGGAAGCCGTAGCTGGCATCAGCTTGGATATTTACGCTGGCGAAATTTTCGGGCTGATCGGTCCTGATGGCGCGGGCAAAAGCACCACGTTTCAGGTTCTCTCAGGAGTCATGCCCCAGACCGGAGGCATCGTTGAGGTCCTAGGTGGCCCGGCTTGGGAGGCCCGGTTGCAAATTGGCTATCTCACCCAGCGCTTCAGTCTCTACCAAGATATGAGCATTGAGGAAAACCTGCGCTACGCTGCGGGCCTGCGCGAGGTGAGGGCTGAAGACTTCAAGTCGCGCAGTGACCGTTTTCTGGGGTTGCTGGACCTAGCCCGCTTCCGCACCCGGCTAGCAGGACGCCTCTCCGGTGGCATGAAGCAGAAACTGGCGCTCTGCTGTGCGCTGATCCACCAACCCCAGGTGCTACTGCTAGACGAGCCAACTACGGGTGTTGACCCCGTATCGCGCCGCGAGTTCTGGGACATCCTGGCCCAATTGGCTTCTGAAGAAAATGTGACCACGGTCGTCGCCACGCCCTATCTGGACGAGGCCGAGCGTTGTGCTCGCATTGCCTTGATGTATGACGGCAAAATTCAGCAGTGCGACACGCCTGCCAGGGTCAAAGCCAGCCTGGGAGTGCAGCGCCTAGAAGTCTATCTGCCCGTGGCGCAACTGGACCAAGCTGAGGATATCCTGCAGCACGATCAGGGCTTCCGCGAAACCGTCTCCGATGTGCAGCGCTTCGGCGACCGGCTGGATGTGCTGACCGCTGAGCCTGAGCAAACAGGAGCGGCGATTCGACGCATTCTAGAGCCGCAGCTAGAGATTCAAGACCTGGCCACTGACACGCCAACGCTGGAAAATACCTTTGTTGCCCGCCTGCGCGACCTCAAGGGGGAACTCTCCCGTGCGGTCTACCCCCGTATTTATAGCCAAGAACGTTCAGCGGGAACGGCGATTGGCGCGCAAAACCTCTGTAAGGTGTTTGGCAATTTCAAAGCTGTCAACGACATCAATCTCGATATCCGCTATGGCGAGGTCTTCGGCTTGTTAGGAGCCAACGGGGCTGGCAAGACCACCACGATCAAAATGCTCTGCGGCTTGCTGCCAGCCAGTTCGGGGCGCGTCACCTTAGCTGGCGAGACGGGGGAGCTGCGTAGTCCCAGTGTGCGCCAGCAGATCGGCTACATGTCGCAGAAGTTCACGCTCTACGACGACCTGACCATCGGCGAGAACTTGGAGTTCTACTGCGGCGTCTATGGCATTCCTCGCCGTCAGCGCCGCGCCAAAAAGGAGTGGGTACTCCAGATGAGCGACCTGGTGGGCCGTCAAGACATGCTCACAGCCGAGTTGCCAGGAGGCTGGAAGCAGCGCGTTGCGTTTGGCGCGGCGGTCATGCACGAACCCAAAGTTCTGTTTCTAGATGAGCCGACCTCGGGGGTGGACCCATTGGCTCGGCGGCAGTTCTGGCGGCTGATCAACCAGTTCTCCAGGGAGGGCATGGCTATATTGGTCACTACCCACTACCTCGAAGAAGCAGAGCAGTGCCATCGCCTCGGCTTCATGGTGGCGGGCGAGTTGGTGGCTCAGGGCACACCGCGTCAGGTCAAAGCAGAGCAGCCAGGGCGACTGGTGGAATGGACCTGCGAACCGCTGCAAACCGCCTCGAACCTGCTGAAAGAGCAACTAGAACGCTGGCGGGTTTCGATCTTTGGCGTTCGGCTGCACACGATTTTGGATGACCCCAAGGCTGAGATCCCTCAAATCCGGGACTGGCTAGAGGCGAGCGGCGTCACGGTGCAGGGGGCTCGCCCGATTCAGTTCTCGCTCGAAGATGTGTTTATTAGCGTGGTCGAGCAGGCGCGGCAGCGAGGTTTAGACGTGCCAGTGGATTAGGCCAATGGATTAGGAGAGCAGCTCATGGCAATTCGACCCAAGCGCATTCTGGCCCAAACCCTCAAAGAACTGACCCAGCTGGGCCGTGACCGGCTGACCCTGGCGCTGGCGCTGGTGTTACCACTGTTGATGCTGCTGCTGTTCGGCTTTGCAGTTTCACTAGACGTGAAGGACATCAGTCTGGCGATTCAGGACCTCGATGGCAGCCCCGCCAGTCGTGAGTACATCGCTACTTTCGAGCGCACCAATAAATTTCGCCTGGTAGCCCAGGGGCCAGAGGTCAATGTTGCCAAGCTGCTCGATCAAGGTCGTGCCTCAGCCGGTCTGATTATTCCGCCGGAGTTTTCGCGTGATCTCCGGCGGCAGGGGCGCGAAGCCGAGGTTCAGATTTTGCTGGATGGCACTGATGCCAACACAGCCAATATCGTGCGAGGTAACGCCAAAGCCACTACCAATGCCTTTGTTACTAATCTTCAGGTCAGTAGCAGGCCCCCTGCCGTGCAGTTGCAATCGCGGCTGTGGTACAACCC is a window encoding:
- a CDS encoding Ycf51 family protein, with protein sequence MLTTANFLTYAQYMGLFTIACALVTVIAFVTSRGWRFRLVGVTGFSIVLTVGLFALSLVPFTRTVVPGAVRYAVVFDNGGPNVVITVPATINQDELQATLQQAALNLYTPGRVERDRLWVRARALLHPQPGVSQPVFLGEARYTPELNVEIFPDQLTLLQG
- a CDS encoding DUF456 domain-containing protein, with the protein product MSLTILYWLLLAVMLLGVIGAFIPGLPGVSLILGAIVIWGVTTGFSGVGWPLGIAVAVLILSGVVGFLATYLGAVRTGASKWSQIGAVAGLLLGFFGLLPALPFGGPLLGILIGPVLGAFLGEFFYRGDLELGPRFKLAAQVSIGIVVGSLIGNLVEGLLAILAVAAFVATTWSQVGV
- a CDS encoding HAD family phosphatase; translated protein: MAFKAVLFDFNGVILNDERLHEELINQILLEENLQPMRGEYRYLCLGRSDRACLVELFKERGRYLSESQLQALIERKHDYYQKHLATLEKLPLFPGLADFILQISSANLAMAVVSGALRSEIELTLQRSDLAQHFPVIVAGDDITTSKPDPTGYLLAAEKLGVAPAECLAIEDTPAGITAAKQAGISVAAVANTYPFHMLQRRANWTVDFLPELELERVREVLARLDS
- a CDS encoding TetR/AcrR family transcriptional regulator, with protein sequence MPRPRTIQRHQIVNAALHLLATEGIDKVTISAIARAAGVSGGAIYNFFESKEALIEACIQSFEWTPADLFEELIRVSDPANPEQRPVQDLLEGAALFLVEFLERKFSAILMYAVHPDLGTVDPERPRRGIALLTDYFQQEMTNGRIRSSNPETLARGFFGGLFAYVFFERVINQQSSEEIRSGAFTRSWALEFWQGIQPLP
- a CDS encoding HlyD family secretion protein is translated as MTKTEANPSQRSPEAPSKDPAPKPKSGIPKPLRILAVLAVVAGLGYGVYRLFFYRPEPEGLFLSGRIESYDTDVSAKIGGRVAEVSVEEGDLVKPGQLLVRIDDSDLQAQLRGAIAQVRARQEELQRARQQLPVLEAQLQQANLTTEQANQESQGRVLESQNSLAAAGAQLVEAQSSLKLALIRQRRTRELFSQGAVSAQQRDEDDAQVETAQARVNAARQQVQASRGSLAQSRSTLQNPSIRAAAALEIQRQMAQARTDISVAQQQIRDAQATQAQIQANLNYLVIKSPLSGSVITRSVEPGEVVAAGAPLLTVVNLNRLYLRGFIPEGQIGQVRVGQTGRVYLDSFPDQPLEATVTRVDPKASFTPENTYFQKDRVTQVFGVELTLKDPQGFAKPGMPADGRILVPESQPQRSSTLFPAPLGILGR
- a CDS encoding ATP-binding cassette domain-containing protein: MISLQSITPASRTQTPVISVRDLRHSYGKLEAVAGISLDIYAGEIFGLIGPDGAGKSTTFQVLSGVMPQTGGIVEVLGGPAWEARLQIGYLTQRFSLYQDMSIEENLRYAAGLREVRAEDFKSRSDRFLGLLDLARFRTRLAGRLSGGMKQKLALCCALIHQPQVLLLDEPTTGVDPVSRREFWDILAQLASEENVTTVVATPYLDEAERCARIALMYDGKIQQCDTPARVKASLGVQRLEVYLPVAQLDQAEDILQHDQGFRETVSDVQRFGDRLDVLTAEPEQTGAAIRRILEPQLEIQDLATDTPTLENTFVARLRDLKGELSRAVYPRIYSQERSAGTAIGAQNLCKVFGNFKAVNDINLDIRYGEVFGLLGANGAGKTTTIKMLCGLLPASSGRVTLAGETGELRSPSVRQQIGYMSQKFTLYDDLTIGENLEFYCGVYGIPRRQRRAKKEWVLQMSDLVGRQDMLTAELPGGWKQRVAFGAAVMHEPKVLFLDEPTSGVDPLARRQFWRLINQFSREGMAILVTTHYLEEAEQCHRLGFMVAGELVAQGTPRQVKAEQPGRLVEWTCEPLQTASNLLKEQLERWRVSIFGVRLHTILDDPKAEIPQIRDWLEASGVTVQGARPIQFSLEDVFISVVEQARQRGLDVPVD